From a single Chlamydia ibidis 10-1398/6 genomic region:
- a CDS encoding site-specific tyrosine recombinase XerD encodes MISKQFCDSILEQFILFLSVDRGLSRNSISAYCQDITLFLKINALESCDHISQETVLHFVEELHQRKEAETTLARRLISLKVFFHFLKDAKYLSVTPIIEHPKIWKRLPSVLSIEEVNALLSVPTKLRNISPMLRFRDSAILNTLYSTGIRVSELCGLCISDVNDEFIRVTGKGSKTRLVPLGRLAMDAIDRYLFPFREQLQKNNSEENHLFLTSKGKKIDRSCVWRRIQIYASHITTKRISPHSLRHAFATHLLNNKADLRIIQEMLGHARISSTEIYTHVASETVVEKFLSHHPRNI; translated from the coding sequence ATGATCTCTAAACAATTTTGTGATTCTATCTTAGAACAATTTATATTATTTCTTTCTGTAGATCGAGGATTGAGTAGGAATTCTATATCTGCTTATTGCCAAGATATCACGTTGTTTCTAAAAATCAATGCCTTAGAATCTTGCGATCATATTTCACAAGAAACTGTTCTTCACTTCGTAGAGGAGTTACATCAAAGAAAAGAAGCTGAGACCACCTTAGCCCGACGACTAATTTCTTTAAAAGTGTTCTTTCATTTCTTGAAAGACGCTAAGTATCTTTCGGTTACTCCCATTATAGAGCATCCCAAAATTTGGAAACGCTTACCTTCTGTTTTATCGATAGAAGAAGTTAATGCTCTATTATCCGTACCTACAAAACTGCGGAATATATCCCCCATGCTTAGATTCAGAGATTCAGCAATCCTCAACACTCTTTACTCTACAGGCATTCGTGTTTCAGAACTCTGCGGACTGTGCATTAGTGATGTTAACGACGAATTTATCCGCGTGACGGGTAAAGGGTCTAAAACTCGCCTTGTACCTTTAGGTCGCTTGGCAATGGATGCTATTGACCGTTACCTTTTTCCATTTCGAGAACAACTTCAGAAAAATAACTCCGAAGAAAATCACCTTTTTCTAACATCCAAAGGCAAAAAAATTGACCGTTCATGCGTGTGGAGAAGGATTCAAATCTATGCCAGTCATATCACTACCAAGCGCATCTCCCCTCATTCCTTAAGACATGCGTTCGCTACACACCTTTTAAATAATAAAGCAGACCTACGAATCATCCAAGAAATGCTGGGGCATGCACGCATTTCTTCTACCGAGATTTACACGCATGTAGCATCAGAAACTGTAGTAGAAAAATTTCTATCTCATCATCCTAGAAATATCTAA